Genomic window (Gymnogyps californianus isolate 813 chromosome 2, ASM1813914v2, whole genome shotgun sequence):
TGCTTATAAAGCAGCCTTTCAAAAAACGCAGCCAAGTCTCACAGCTACCACAATTGGTAGCTTTGTGCTCGTGTAATAAGCTTCCACGTTTAAATCTTTGCTACAGGGACCGGCTGCGCCCGTCTGTGGGATGCCTTGCCCCTCAGCCCAGGCCAGGCTCTGGACGCCCGGCTGcgggagcagctcctggggctAAGTCCGGACTTGCAGAGCACCGCTGGAAGGACCCAGCCACTGCACCCTATCTGACAGTTTAAACTCTCTTCCTCCGCGTCTCCCCCGTCCCTTTCCCTTCCTATAAAGTCGAAATGAAAGTGTGTGCAGTCGGTTCCTGGATGCTCTTCCCCCATCTGCGGCCCCCCCAgcccgaggcggcggcggcggcgggagggcgcTGGCCGCAGCCAGCCTCTTTCCCCCCcgaggagggagagaggcaaCTGCCACGGCAGCCCCCGCGGGTGCGGCGGCGGAGCTGGGAGGCTTCGTCTCTCCCCCCCCGGAGGAGGGGGAACCGGCGCCGTGGCGGCGGGTGGTACGGGAGAGCGGTCCCCGCCTGAGGGGAGAGGGGCCGCCTCTGCCGGCCGGTGCCCCAAGGGAGGGAGGCGCTGCCTGCCCAGGGAGGGCAGCTgcccggccgcggggcgggggcgcctGGCTGGCACCTCAGGGcgcggcagcggggccggccgggctCACGGCTCCTCCCGCCGGGGTgctgccgggccgggccgggccgggggcggagGAGGCGGGGAAGGGGTGAGCCGCTGCCGTCACCGAGGCTCCCGGCTCGCTCGCCTCGCCGCCgcggcagccccagccccgctcccaccCCCTCGCCTGCCCccaccctccttccctttctctcgCTCTCTCGGCGAGAGCAGTGTGCCTCCCTTCCCAGATGGCAGCCGGCAGCGCCATGCAGCCTCccgttcctcctcctcctctccctcctctccggCTCTAAGTTAATGCCATGCTGCCGCTGCTCCTCCCGGCACTGCTGGCCGCCTGCCTGCCgccctgccagggctggagcccCTCGGCGGCTGCCAgcgggcaggaggagcaggagcaagaGCTCTTCTTGCCCCCTGTCAACTCCTCCTCCCGCTCCTTGGCCAGCCTCGAGATGGACCTCGACGGGGCAGCAAGCAAGGAGGAAGGCAGCACCGCCAGCCCGGGCACGCCGGCTGCCCCTAGCCAAGAGCCTTTCCCTTCCGCTCCCACCTCCtccgggcagcagcagcaacagcagcagcgtCCCCAGCCGCAGGGGCAGCCGCCGCCCGCCGAGGACCCGCACTGCAATATCAGCGTGCAGCGGCAGATGCTGAGCTCGCTGCTGGTGCGCTGGAGCCGTCCGCTGGGCATCCAGTGCgacctcctgctcttctccaccAACAGCCACGGGCGAGCCTTCTTCTCCGCCGCCTTCCACCGCGTGGGGCCGCCGCTGCTCATCGAGCACCTGGGGCTGGCGGCCGGCGGCGCCCAGCAGGACTTGCGCCTCTGCgtgggctgcagctgggtgcGGGGCAGGCGGGTCGGGCGCCTGCGGGGCGCTGCGCCCCaggccgcccccgccgccgctgccgccgccgccgcctcctcctcctcctcctcctcctcctcctcctcctcctcctcgctctCCTACCCGCCGGCGGCGGAGCCCGGCCAGTACTGGCTGCAAGGGGAGCCGCTGAATTTCTGCTGCCTGGAtttcagcctggaggagctgAAGGGGGAGCCGGGCTGGCGGATGAACCGCAAGCCCATCGAGTCTACCTTGGTGGCTTGTTTCATGACTCTGGTCATCATCGTGTGGAGCGTGGCCGCCCTCATCTGGCCGGTGCCCATCATCGCCGGCTTCCTGCCCAACGGCATGGAGCAGCGCCGCAGCACCGCCGCCGGCACCACcaccgctgccgccgccgccgccgccaagTAGCCTCTCCCGGTGACCCCCTCCTTCTCTTCGCCGTGCGGTGTGGAGGGACGCCGGGCGGCCGCCTCCCGCCGGGCCGGACTCTGTCgtgtttttcttgtttaaagcGTGTCACAGGTGCGCGGCGGGACGCCGCCGGCCCGGGCGGCCGTGGGGCGCGGGCGGCCGTGGGGCGCGCGGGGCCGCCTCAGCGCCCGGCCCGCCCTGCCCTGAGGGGAGCAGctccgccgcgccccgccgccgccgccgccgccgccgccggagaCGACCAAATCCTGTGTGCTCGTTTTGTATCTTTAATACCCGTTTTAAACTAACCTTTtagtaaaaaagaagaaaaaaaagaaaaagccccccaaaaacCAACGCAGGAAATAAAAGACCCTCCCATTCAACCGCATTTGTTGTAGTCGGAGTAGCTTTTTTGTATATGAATACAGTTTGAGcgggttttttcttcatttacagAAAGGGAAGTCTCTTTTTGGCAGGATCGAGAACTGAAGCAGTCTATATATTGTTATTGCTGAAGCTGAACTTCAACGAACCTTTTACACTGTATTTCCCAGTTGAGATAGTGTGTATTTATTATTGTAGCTCTGCGTTATTTGGCTTTtaatacagagattttctttctggagcCACCGTAGCCTTTTGTTGGTCTGATTCCGCCAGGGTGGAACGGAGGGTTTGGCCAGCCTCCCCGTCTGCAAACCGGCCGCGAAGCTCCTCTTTCCCCATGAGATGATGTTACCAGGGCTGTTGGTGGAAAAAGGGGAATCCCAAACCCTTTCTGAACAGTGTTTGCCCTATCCGTACAGTAGATTTAGGTCTATATGCCTACACCCAGGGTTGGGTGGGGTGGGATGAGGAGCGTGTCTGTGCCAGAGATCCTCCACAGCGATTTACTTTCCACAGCTCCGCAGCCTACGGCTTTCTCCTCAGTTTGAGGTCGGGTTGTTTCGGTCCTGGGAAGATGAGGCCCGCTCTTTGAGATGTGTTATAAGCAGCGTGGTCTCTGACTTCCACAAAGTGCATTCCTCAAAAACAACTCAGACGCAGTGTATTTGTTGGAGGCATGGTAATATCGTACCTCTTTTTCATCTACCAGTCCGCAGGGTTGCTCGCAGAAAGCCTGTGGGGTGGAGAGATGGCAGGAGCTGCCGGTCCAGAACTAGATTATGGCTGCCGTTGTACAAGcatgcaaagaagaaagatttgaaagatttcttctttcttgtctgAGCAGACAGTTGCATAGCCTGAAATATCGTTTGTTGTATACTTCCAACTGTTTAGCCTTATAAGAAGTTGTTTCATTTGCCTTAGACATGATTAGTCCAGCTGAAGTTTCTAAAACCAAAGTGTGAGCTAAGTGAGAAAGATTTGCAATAGGAATTCTCATTCCTTTGTCAACATCaatgtatttaatttgttaGGAACACGTGAACTCACTCGGGGCTAATTTGGTGTATTTgtaatgttgttttcttccctaTGGTTTGGTGGAAATGACTGAATGAAAAGTCTGGAAGGATTAAATTCTTCGgattcctattttttttaattgagaacaaaataaaataaatgcatggtCTATGTATATgctatctggaaaaaaaagtgcagagagaaaaagattgacaaacagcagaaataaatcaagaatttaaaatgttccatgtTACTGGGCTACCTCTACACCCACTGTTTCTCCTATTGATCTTAATAAGCACGTCACTTGCAGTAAACAAGCGTTTGCTGCATGTCACTTGCAGTAGGGTTgtcttcagaaagcagaggatCCACTCACTGTGAGAAATGTTCATTTGACCTGTTGATCCAAAGGGCACCTTCCCCTGTACGCTTAGTTTACAGAGCCCCGCTTTTCTTTCCTCGACGTGAAACACACAGTGTTATTTCTGCCTTGTGCAAATTCTTTTGTGCACAGACGTGCCACGTGCTAGAGAGCAGTTATTTGCCTATAATGCCCCGTGTGACAGAGAAGCCTCTTCATACTGAAAGGCAAGGCTAGCAAGAGAACACAAAGCTAATGTTAACACCCTCCTGACAGAGAAATGCTCTACATATGGAATAAACCTCAGAAGAGTTGCCGTGCTaggaaagaatttcttcttttaaatgaagatgcATTTAGGCGGagagtttcttcttttgaatGAGATAGATTTAGGCAGAGAGTTCACAACTTTTGTTGGAAGTTTTGCTAGCTCTGTAGTGTACAATGCATAGTACTCACTGTGATCCAGGGAGCCTGTGCCTGTGCTTAAACTTAAGGTTGGAATCTCTTTTTTGCTTATCCTAGTTTCACCAGTGAtgtgctgttgttttttcctgaattgcATCAACGTAAGCAAGAGAATGGTGTTGCTGTCTGAAACAGGCAACTTCAGTTATTAAAGGTTTATTATTTGCAGTTCTTGCAGACACCTACCAGGTGGTACACCAAAACTGGTACAAAATGGTTTGTGTCTTCTAACTTCTACCAATGTCAGCTTGAATGCAAACCTTGTGAACAGGCAATGCCACACTCAGAATATTTTGCGGCTTCACTTAAAAAGTGTGATAGAAGGGAGGGATTTGCTCATAGTTGTTCTACAAATACGCT
Coding sequences:
- the TMEM158 gene encoding transmembrane protein 158, coding for MLPLLLPALLAACLPPCQGWSPSAAASGQEEQEQELFLPPVNSSSRSLASLEMDLDGAASKEEGSTASPGTPAAPSQEPFPSAPTSSGQQQQQQQRPQPQGQPPPAEDPHCNISVQRQMLSSLLVRWSRPLGIQCDLLLFSTNSHGRAFFSAAFHRVGPPLLIEHLGLAAGGAQQDLRLCVGCSWVRGRRVGRLRGAAPQAAPAAAAAAAASSSSSSSSSSSSSSLSYPPAAEPGQYWLQGEPLNFCCLDFSLEELKGEPGWRMNRKPIESTLVACFMTLVIIVWSVAALIWPVPIIAGFLPNGMEQRRSTAAGTTTAAAAAAAK